A genomic segment from Nicotiana tabacum cultivar K326 chromosome 9, ASM71507v2, whole genome shotgun sequence encodes:
- the LOC107759193 gene encoding uncharacterized protein LOC107759193 isoform X1 yields MIANISVSQLQQRIEMIEKFREVVDVIKAESLKWKEGVDRFAVEREAARAQVSSAENQLQRMKEKGSVQERRIEELDARLATELAKTESDVEKAKADADALMAVYQADAEAAQVQAREEAETADTQEHWVAELAKYRSRRETLEEIHARGFDLAEEIKRAKELEADAEALASDNDDDDNDIDDGSKSWSENRGKADGEETAPGDNQET; encoded by the coding sequence ATGATAGCTAAtatttcggtctcacagctgcagcaaagAATTGAGATGATCGAAAAATTCCGTGAAGTAGTCGATGTGATAAAAGCGGagtctttgaagtggaaagaGGGTGTAGACCGCTTTGCTGTAGAGAGAGAAGCTGCTCGAGCTCAAGTATCATCGgccgaaaaccaacttcaaagaATGAAGGAGAAAGGGTCGGTTCAAgaaagaagaatagaggagctcgatGCTCGGTTGGCCACTGAACTTGCCAAGACCGAATCTGACgtcgaaaaggcaaaggccgatgcagATGCACTTATGGCCGTCTAtcaggccgatgctgaagctgcccaggtccaagcaagagaggaAGCCGAGACCGCCGATACTCAAGAACATTGGgtcgctgaacttgctaagtaccgatctcggagggagaccctcgaggagatccatgctcgaggtttcgatctcgccgaagagataaaaagggctaaagaactcgaggccgatgctgaagccttggcttccgataatgatgatgatgataatgatattgatgATGGGAGTAAGAGCTGGTCCGAGAATAGGGGGAAGGccgatggagaagagaccgctcctggagataaccaagaaacttag
- the LOC107759193 gene encoding uncharacterized protein LOC107759193 isoform X2, translated as MIEKFREVVDVIKAESLKWKEGVDRFAVEREAARAQVSSAENQLQRMKEKGSVQERRIEELDARLATELAKTESDVEKAKADADALMAVYQADAEAAQVQAREEAETADTQEHWVAELAKYRSRRETLEEIHARGFDLAEEIKRAKELEADAEALASDNDDDDNDIDDGSKSWSENRGKADGEETAPGDNQET; from the coding sequence ATGATCGAAAAATTCCGTGAAGTAGTCGATGTGATAAAAGCGGagtctttgaagtggaaagaGGGTGTAGACCGCTTTGCTGTAGAGAGAGAAGCTGCTCGAGCTCAAGTATCATCGgccgaaaaccaacttcaaagaATGAAGGAGAAAGGGTCGGTTCAAgaaagaagaatagaggagctcgatGCTCGGTTGGCCACTGAACTTGCCAAGACCGAATCTGACgtcgaaaaggcaaaggccgatgcagATGCACTTATGGCCGTCTAtcaggccgatgctgaagctgcccaggtccaagcaagagaggaAGCCGAGACCGCCGATACTCAAGAACATTGGgtcgctgaacttgctaagtaccgatctcggagggagaccctcgaggagatccatgctcgaggtttcgatctcgccgaagagataaaaagggctaaagaactcgaggccgatgctgaagccttggcttccgataatgatgatgatgataatgatattgatgATGGGAGTAAGAGCTGGTCCGAGAATAGGGGGAAGGccgatggagaagagaccgctcctggagataaccaagaaacttag